The DNA region CCAGGCCGTCGCTGACGATTTCCATCGGAACGCCGTACTCGATGGTGGCCCTCACGAAGGATGCGAAGCCATGGTCGATGTGAAGACCGTTCAGATGACGAGCGAGCTCGTCACGGCTCATGTCGAGCAGGGCGACCTGCCCCGCCATGCACACGGCGGAGCCGATGACGCCGGCGCGCCAGTCGCGTTCGAGAATCTCCCAGCCCGGACGGCCGTACCGGTCCAGTAGGGAGTCGATCACGTCCTCAACGGCAATCGTTCCGTCGAAGTCGCAGAGGATGTTCCAGGAGGAAGGGCTCGACACGTGGATGGGCCGGTGATCAGGTTGCAGCGCAGGCTAATCGCACATCCTTTCGAAGCCCTTTCCCGGGCGCAAAGCATGCCGTAAGGTGTCCGCCGATATCCTGCGCACGTCCACCGCGGAACGGCATCCCCCCATGCGTCGAACCTGTCTCACCCTCCTCGTCACGTTGCTGGCGGCCGCTTCCGCGCATGCGCAGGACGACGACGGCCCGACCTACGCCTTCGGCGCAGGCGTTCAGCGCATGCCCGCGTGGATGGGCTCAAAAGACCGACGCAACCAGCCGATTCCGTACATCGACATCGATTTGCCCGGCAAGGGCGAGCTTTCGACCGCCGATGGCCTGACCATCGATCTGCTGGCCGGCGAGCACTGGCATGGCGGGATCTACGGGAACTGGCTATGGGGACGTACGCATGACGATCTCGGTCCGCTCGGCGGTAAGGTCGCCTCGCTCTCCCCGCGATTCCAGGGCGGCGGATACCTCGAATACGCGTTCGACAAACACTTCAGCGTCGGCGGGCATGTCGCGCACGACACCGATGGTGCCGGCGCTTATGTCGCGCTGTATGCCGACTACCAGCTACCGGATGTCTGGTACATCCAGCACTCGGTCGAACTGCAGGTCGAAGGCATGAACGGGCCGGCGATGCGACGATTCTTCGGTGTCACGCCCTCCGAAGCGGCCGGCATCGGCACGCGATCGTGGCGTCCCGGGGCCGGCGGGCAGTCGGCCAACCTGGAGTACGACGCCTTCATTCCTACGTCGAAACAGACGGGTTTCGCACTGGCGATATCGTATGGACGGCTATTTGGCGATGCGGCGGCGAGTCCGCTGGTGAAGTCGTACGGATCGCCTCGTCAGGTCACCGAAACACTGGCCTTCGTGTATCACTTCTGAGCCTTCAGGCTCATGCCGGATCCGCGTTGAAATCTTCCCGCTCGATCTGTGTCGGGATGGCGAACAACACACCGAACATGACCAGGTGCGCGCCTGCGGACAGGAGTGCCGACCAGCCCGGTGCCAACGTCTCGTACGGCAGGATGTCGCCCACCAGCACATAGGCGAGATTCCAGCCCCAGTGCACGCCGACCGCGAGCCAGAGCGAGCCCGTGCGGGCCACGGCCATCGCATAGGCCAGACCGAAACAGATCAGACGCAGCCATTCGACCGGCCCCTGATCGAGTGTGTACAGGTGATTGAGCGTCTGCAGCAGCGTGGATGCAAGGA from Luteibacter mycovicinus includes:
- a CDS encoding MipA/OmpV family protein — its product is MRRTCLTLLVTLLAAASAHAQDDDGPTYAFGAGVQRMPAWMGSKDRRNQPIPYIDIDLPGKGELSTADGLTIDLLAGEHWHGGIYGNWLWGRTHDDLGPLGGKVASLSPRFQGGGYLEYAFDKHFSVGGHVAHDTDGAGAYVALYADYQLPDVWYIQHSVELQVEGMNGPAMRRFFGVTPSEAAGIGTRSWRPGAGGQSANLEYDAFIPTSKQTGFALAISYGRLFGDAAASPLVKSYGSPRQVTETLAFVYHF